From Kineosporia succinea, the proteins below share one genomic window:
- the bldD gene encoding transcriptional regulator BldD translates to MASDYARALGARLRGIRTQQGLSLHGVEEKSEGRWKAVVVGSYERGDRAVTVQRLAELADFYGVPVQALLPDAAPTGSSEPPPKLVLDLERLQSVPAEKAGPLARYAATIQGQRGDYNGKVLSIRTDDLRTLAVIYDVPPAVLAEQLITWGVLNADARRAVASED, encoded by the coding sequence GGCGCTCGGCGCCCGCCTGCGTGGGATCCGCACCCAGCAGGGGCTGTCCCTTCATGGGGTGGAAGAGAAGTCCGAAGGTCGCTGGAAGGCCGTGGTGGTCGGCTCGTACGAGCGCGGTGACCGTGCGGTCACGGTTCAGCGTCTCGCCGAGCTCGCTGATTTCTACGGTGTTCCGGTTCAGGCGCTCCTGCCTGACGCGGCTCCGACGGGGAGCAGCGAGCCCCCGCCGAAGCTGGTGCTCGACCTCGAGCGGCTGCAGTCCGTCCCGGCGGAGAAGGCGGGCCCGCTGGCCCGTTACGCAGCCACGATCCAGGGTCAGCGCGGTGACTACAACGGCAAGGTCCTCAGCATCCGGACCGATGACCTGCGTACGCTCGCGGTGATCTATGACGTGCCGCCGGCCGTGCTGGCCGAGCAGCTGATCACGTGGGGGGTCCTCAACGCGGACGCCCGCCGCGCGGTCGCCTCGGAAGACTGA